A section of the Leptospira semungkisensis genome encodes:
- a CDS encoding sulfurtransferase — translation MSHWSFLKTDLNEQQDLYVDCRSQTQYQESTIKGAYYFPFVKKAFASDPDSFKKLLGPIEEILSLAKKENKSRIIVFDEGMGMFAARLTLLLRAAGFQNTFILGQRWPVENSKEKGSKELDIGPSPKIRKLEGIIDKAFLEKNLTRLQIFDTRTPEEYDGKLPRLTAPEPGSLCGRLPGAFLWDWRMLYDANGELVDKTFFNKKLRGFPFMPERTTVIYDYNGARSSLLALMLKEVGYNDVNVYVGSWFEWRKSNLPKQAVSIYGQTGAGATAPRVGGVDRKG, via the coding sequence TTGTCTCACTGGAGTTTTCTTAAAACAGACCTGAACGAACAACAGGACTTATATGTTGATTGTCGTTCACAAACACAATATCAGGAATCCACTATAAAGGGTGCCTACTATTTTCCATTTGTAAAGAAGGCGTTTGCCTCCGATCCGGATTCATTTAAGAAATTATTAGGACCGATCGAAGAGATACTTTCTCTCGCTAAGAAGGAAAATAAGTCCAGGATCATAGTCTTTGACGAAGGAATGGGGATGTTTGCCGCTAGGCTAACTCTTCTTTTAAGAGCCGCCGGATTTCAGAATACATTTATCTTAGGCCAACGTTGGCCAGTCGAGAATTCGAAAGAAAAGGGAAGCAAGGAACTAGATATAGGTCCTTCTCCTAAGATCAGAAAGTTAGAAGGGATCATCGACAAGGCCTTCTTGGAAAAGAATCTAACTCGTCTTCAGATCTTTGATACTCGTACTCCCGAAGAATACGATGGCAAACTACCTCGTCTTACTGCTCCTGAGCCTGGGAGTCTTTGCGGAAGATTGCCTGGCGCTTTCCTTTGGGATTGGAGAATGCTGTATGACGCGAATGGAGAGCTCGTAGATAAGACTTTCTTTAACAAGAAGTTAAGAGGCTTTCCTTTCATGCCTGAAAGAACCACTGTCATTTACGATTATAATGGCGCTCGTTCTTCTCTCTTAGCGCTTATGCTCAAAGAAGTTGGATATAACGATGTAAATGTCTATGTCGGTTCCTGGTTCGAGTGGAGAAAATCCAATCTTCCAAAGCAAGCAGTTAGCATTTACGGTCAAACAGGTGCCGGTGCCACAGCTCCGAGAGTCGGAGGAGTGGACAGAAAGGGTTAA
- a CDS encoding LIC11113 family protein, protein MFSPILKYFGPSILVHRFSLALWLIAAVSLISFPLLHPEAEEKETVSQDSSFGDLNDPDFVSGWKKYSQEKDARPLKQWFQTYPKVLTGDCKFRSLPDLEGPQYFSLDCADKKLPGFFFAGKDKILYPDKITSFHVKGPVKMGNMVYWQLGFSSDTLRLATGKFSSVSANDKKSKINDKASTENFGLQYFLSIARHPASRPAPVGKEIFFDSSCPLLYLGKDADFYWDKVLYFSFQASCIPSSPYSWIRIKADAAGNVQVDNKPFESLEQGARFLAKLKLQSIEKDKIIWSDAELFHE, encoded by the coding sequence ATGTTTTCCCCGATCCTAAAATATTTCGGACCGAGTATCCTTGTGCATCGTTTTTCTCTAGCTCTTTGGCTGATTGCTGCGGTTTCTTTGATTTCTTTTCCTCTTTTGCATCCTGAAGCAGAGGAGAAGGAAACTGTTTCTCAAGATTCTTCTTTTGGGGATCTGAATGATCCCGATTTCGTTAGCGGTTGGAAAAAATATTCCCAAGAAAAGGATGCAAGGCCTTTAAAACAATGGTTCCAAACCTATCCGAAGGTGCTGACCGGAGATTGCAAATTCAGATCCTTGCCCGATCTGGAGGGTCCTCAGTATTTTTCTTTGGATTGCGCCGACAAAAAACTCCCAGGTTTCTTTTTTGCGGGGAAGGATAAGATACTCTATCCAGACAAGATCACTTCTTTTCATGTAAAGGGTCCCGTGAAGATGGGCAATATGGTGTACTGGCAATTGGGTTTTTCTTCCGACACTCTTCGTCTTGCTACCGGTAAATTTTCTTCCGTTAGTGCGAACGACAAGAAATCCAAGATCAATGATAAAGCCTCTACTGAAAATTTCGGCCTGCAATATTTCTTAAGCATAGCAAGACATCCTGCGTCTCGCCCAGCACCGGTAGGTAAGGAAATCTTTTTCGATTCTTCTTGCCCCTTATTGTATTTAGGTAAGGATGCTGACTTTTATTGGGATAAGGTATTGTATTTCTCCTTCCAAGCCAGTTGCATTCCAAGTTCTCCTTATTCTTGGATCCGTATCAAGGCAGACGCCGCTGGAAATGTGCAAGTGGATAATAAGCCTTTCGAAAGTCTAGAGCAAGGTGCGAGATTTTTGGCTAAATTAAAATTACAGTCCATCGAAAAGGATAAGATCATTTGGTCGGACGCGGAGTTATTCCATGAGTAA